The following proteins come from a genomic window of Micromonas commoda chromosome 2, complete sequence:
- a CDS encoding predicted protein, protein MASLTARATLHASARASASPRSGGVGTARNAGPHGLHPGSRRRHRHDATAAPGASASAVDLAAELRADFPILEQDIPETGKRLVYLDSAASSQKPSAVIDAHRDYYMMINANVHRGVHYLSGKATDAYEEARVKVAKFVNAKSDREIVFTRNASEAINLVAYTWGMANLGPGDEVVVSVLEHHSNLVPWQLVCEKTGATLRHVGLKKDNSGIDVDELSAVMAEGRVKLVATAHVSNVLGCELDVSAVATLAKKHGAKVLLDACQSVPHMPVDVQTLGVDWIVASGHKMCGPTGIGFLWGTAEALESMPPWMGGGEMIQDVYMDRSTYAPPPARFEAGTPAIGEAIALGRACDYLTEVGMDRVHSFEKEIGGILYDKLSAVNDVTIYGPTPAQGRASLAAFNVAGLHANDVCTLLDQAGVATRSGHHCTQPLHRYLGVPATARASLYLYNTPGEVDALVESLTDTISFFREINGM, encoded by the coding sequence ATGGCGTCactcaccgcccgcgcgacgctccaCGCATccgcgcgagcctccgcgtcgcccagaTCCGGAGGCGTCGGGACCGCGCGCAACGCGGGACCCCACGGCCTCCATCCGGggtctcgtcgccgtcaccgccacgacgccaccgccgcccccggcgcgagcgcctccgccgtcgacctcgccgcggagctccgcgccgatTTCCCCATCCTCGAGCAGGACATTCCGGAGACCGGCAAGCGCCTCGTGTACCTggacagcgcggcgagctcgcaaAAGCCCAGCGcggtcatcgacgcgcaCCGCGACTACTACATGATGATCAACGCCAACGTGCACCGCGGGGTCCACTACCTCTCGGGCAAGGCCACGGACGCGtacgaggaggcgagggtcAAGGTTGCGAAGTTTGTGAACGCAAAGTCCGATCGCGAGATCGTCTTCACGCGCAACGCGTCCGAGGCTATCAACCTGGTGGCGTACACCTGGGGGATGGCAAACCTCGGcccgggcgacgaggtcgtgGTGAGCGTGCTGGAGCATCACTCCAACCTGGTGCCGTGGCAGCTCGTGTGCGAGAAgaccggcgcgacgctcagGCACGTGGGGCTCAAGAAGGATAACAGCGGcatcgacgtggacgagctgTCCGCGGTCATGGCGGAAGGGAGGGTCAAGCTCGTAGCCACCGCGCACGTGTCCAACGTGCTGGGATGCGAGCTCGAcgtgagcgcggtggcgacgctcgcgaaaAAACACGGCGCGAAGGTGCTCCTGGATGCGTGCCAGTCCGTGCCTCACATGCCCGTGGACGTTCAGACCCTCGGCGTGGACtggatcgtcgcgtccgggcACAAGATGTGCGGCCCCACCGGTATCGGTTTCCTGTGGGgcacggcggaggcgctggagtCCATGCCGCCGTggatgggcggcggggagatGATCCAGGACGTGTACATGGACAGGTCCACGTACGCGCCTCCACCGGCGAGGTTCGAGGCGGGAACCCCCGCGATCGGCGAGGCCATCGCGCTGGGGCGAGCCTGCGATTACCTCACCGAGGTTGGGATGGACCGGGTGCACTCGTTTGAGAAGGAGATTGGCGGGATCCTCTACGACAAGTtgtccgcggtgaacgacgtGACCATCTACGGACCCACCCCGGCGCAGGGCAGGGCGTCGCTGGCGGCGTTCAACGTGGCGGGGTTGCACGCCAACGACGTGTGCACCCTGCTGGATCaggcgggcgtcgccacGCGGTCGGGGCATCACTGCACGCAGCCGCTGCACCGATACCTCGGGgtgccggcgacggccagGGCGAGTTTGTACCTGTACAACACCCCGggggaggtggacgcgctggTGGAGTCGCTGACGGATACCATATCCTTCTTCAGGGAGATCAACGGGATGTGA
- a CDS encoding predicted protein — MTYNETGKWRENFDLAAWASEVRQVEKELKAEIGEDDVDHLNKILTWANMFYYGGLAVLFATPFLTNIFSFIGGANPIAAFMMSTAICARWTMVGHHVCHGGYNTAQSENGVVTGRFHRRTFAKGLARRISDWMDWMMPEAWDVEHNHLHHYQLGESADPDLVERNMKPLRTGNLPMILRYGQVVGLALIWKWFYYAPNTMKEMYQRREREAKKAGEDFENPFKTGELPSTVATVAAGAFKGNFAALGETIKCFAPYALFQFAALPALGYAVGGAQMATGVLLTSILADVITNVHSFIIIATNHVGDDIYRFESETKPRSDDFYLRAVIGSANFRTGGDVNDFFHGWLNYQIEHHMFPDISMKSYQKAQPKIKAICEKHGVPYVQESVWKRLVQLADVMVGKRSMLVWERGD; from the exons ATGACCTACAACGAGACCGGCAAGTGGCGCGAGAACTTCGACCTCGCCGCTTGGGCCTCCGAGGTTCGCCAggtggagaaggagctcaaggctgagatcggcgaggatgacgtcGACCATCTCAACAAGATCCTCACCTGGGCCAACATGTTCTACTACGGCGGCCTCGCGGTGCTCTTCGCCACGCCGTTCCTGACGAACATCTTCTCCTTCATCGGAGGCGCCAaccccatcgccgcgttcatgATGTCCACTGCCATCTGCGCCAGGTGGACCATGGTCGGTCACCACGTCTGCCACGGCGGCTACAACACCGCGCAGTCCGAGAACGGCGTCGTGACCGGCAGGTTCCACCGCCGCACCTTCGCCAAGGGGCTCGCCAGGCGCATCTCCGACTGGATGGACTGGATGATGCCCGAGGCTTGGGACGTCGAGCACAACCACCTTCACCACTACCAG CTCGGCGAGTCCGCGGACCCCGACCTCGTGGAGCGCAACATGAAGCCCCTCCGCACTGGCAACCTCCCCATGATCCTCCGCTACGGCCAggtcgtcggcctcgcccTCATCTGGAAGTGGTTCTACTACGCCCCCAACACCATGAAGGAGATGtatcagcgccgcgagcgcgaggccaagaaggccggCGAGGACTTCGAGAACCCCTTCAAGACCGGCGAGCTCCCCTccaccgtcgccaccgtcgcggccggcgcgttcAAGGGTAActtcgccgccctcggcgagacGATCAAGTGCTTCGCCCCTTACGCGCTCTTCCAGTTTGCGGCGCTCCCGGCGTTGGGctacgccgtcggcggcgcgcagatGGCgaccggcgtcctcctcacctccatcctcgccgacgtcatcACCAACGTGCACTCCTTCATCATCATCGCCACCAaccacgtcggcgacgacatcTACAGGTTCGAATCTGAGACGAAGCCCCGCTCGGATGACTTTTACCTCCGAGCCGTCATCGGCAGCGCCAACTtccgcaccggcggcgacgtcaacgACTTCTTCCACGGCTGGCTCAACTACCAGATCGAGCACCACATGTTCCCCGACATCTCCATGAAGTCGTACCAGAAGGCCCAGCCCAAGATCAAGGCGATCTGCGAGAAGCACGGCGTGCCTTACGTTCAGGAGTCTGTCTGGAAGCGCCTCGtgcagctcgcggacgtcatGGTTGGCAAGAGGAGCATGCTCGTgtgggagcgcggcgactgA